From the Acidilutibacter cellobiosedens genome, one window contains:
- the murI gene encoding glutamate racemase, translating into MDSRPIGVFDSGIGGLTVLQEIIEKLPGEDIIYFGDTARIPYGSRSKETVIKYTFQCIRFLLSKNIKAIVIACNTASALALEEAKKVFEIPMMGVIEPGAKAAAAKTKNGRIGVIGTIGTINSESYQKKIRRIQPSADVIGIPCPLFVPLVEEGWEDTDVALMTARKYLLELKEHHIDTLVMGCTHYPILRYTINKVMGEEVTLVNPAYETAKVVKDMLKEMNFLSDKYENGKYQFYVSDDPEKFIRIGGSFLKKEISSVRKINIEML; encoded by the coding sequence ATGGACTCAAGACCTATTGGAGTATTTGATTCAGGAATAGGAGGCCTGACAGTATTACAAGAGATAATAGAAAAACTTCCGGGAGAAGATATAATATATTTTGGGGATACGGCCAGAATTCCCTATGGATCAAGATCTAAAGAAACAGTTATAAAATATACTTTTCAATGTATTAGATTTCTTTTAAGCAAAAATATCAAAGCTATAGTTATAGCCTGTAATACGGCAAGTGCATTAGCTTTGGAAGAAGCCAAAAAGGTATTTGAAATACCTATGATGGGAGTAATAGAACCGGGCGCCAAAGCAGCAGCAGCTAAAACGAAAAACGGAAGAATAGGAGTTATAGGTACGATAGGAACTATAAACAGCGAATCCTATCAAAAAAAGATTAGAAGGATTCAGCCTTCCGCAGATGTTATAGGGATACCTTGCCCCCTTTTTGTTCCACTGGTAGAAGAAGGATGGGAGGATACGGATGTAGCGCTTATGACAGCAAGAAAATACCTTCTGGAATTGAAAGAACATCATATAGATACTTTAGTAATGGGATGTACCCATTATCCTATATTGAGATATACGATAAATAAGGTGATGGGAGAGGAAGTAACCCTTGTAAATCCTGCTTATGAAACGGCGAAAGTCGTTAAGGACATGTTGAAAGAAATGAATTTTCTTTCGGACAAATATGAAAATGGGAAATATCAGTTCTACGTAAGTGACGATCCCGAGAAATTCATAAGAATAGGAGGTAGTTTCTTAAAAAAGGAAATTTCTTCAGTTCGAAAAATCAATATTGAAATGTTATAG
- the ypeB gene encoding germination protein YpeB has translation MKIRGKAWIPTVILSIALIVSLIWGYNQYKLKNKYEISLSNQYQRLFYDVKKHVENVQIDLSKALLSNSRNQNVLMLSQIMSESNSAQDKLSQMPINHSDVGKTEKFLSQVADYSYYLIQTHLKGEELTSKQRETLFNLQGSSSNFNKELSEAQNKIAQSMENTTTAQLSKVEEANQSVLNTQLLNLEKEMGKSPELIYDGPFSEQNLGKKPVGLGTKKVTLKEAQKIATDFIGVKKVEEISTYENGKDISLVKIPSYTFNIVPENTSKDRAIYMGVSQKGGNVVWMSNPRAVSKVNISMKQAEQKAAAFLKEKGMENMEPNYSLKYDGVGIFNFAYKNDDVTIYSDLIKVNVALDNGEIVGYDANTYLMNHQERDIPEPKLTQAEAREKVKVDYDIDSVRLAIIPKGSREPLCYEFKGKYRGSDFIIYINAVTGDEEEILQIIKNENGTLTF, from the coding sequence ATGAAGATAAGAGGAAAAGCATGGATACCTACCGTAATACTCTCCATAGCATTGATAGTATCTCTGATATGGGGATATAATCAATATAAGTTAAAAAATAAATATGAGATATCTTTATCAAATCAATATCAAAGGTTATTTTACGATGTGAAAAAGCATGTGGAAAACGTTCAGATAGATCTTTCAAAAGCTTTATTGTCGAACTCCAGAAATCAAAATGTTCTTATGCTTTCGCAGATAATGAGTGAATCCAATTCTGCACAAGATAAGTTATCTCAAATGCCCATAAATCATTCAGATGTGGGCAAGACTGAAAAATTTTTAAGCCAAGTTGCAGACTATAGTTATTATTTGATTCAGACTCATTTAAAGGGAGAGGAACTGACAAGCAAACAAAGAGAAACATTGTTTAACCTTCAGGGAAGTTCCTCAAATTTTAACAAAGAATTATCGGAAGCCCAGAATAAAATTGCCCAATCAATGGAAAATACAACCACGGCGCAGCTTAGTAAAGTTGAAGAAGCCAATCAAAGTGTATTGAATACACAGCTTTTAAACTTGGAAAAGGAAATGGGCAAATCTCCCGAACTCATATATGACGGACCTTTTTCGGAGCAAAATCTTGGGAAAAAGCCTGTAGGGCTTGGGACTAAGAAAGTTACATTAAAAGAAGCCCAGAAAATAGCAACAGATTTTATAGGAGTAAAAAAGGTGGAGGAAATAAGTACCTATGAGAACGGAAAGGATATATCCTTAGTTAAAATTCCGTCATATACCTTTAATATCGTTCCCGAAAATACATCGAAAGATAGGGCAATATATATGGGAGTATCTCAAAAGGGAGGAAACGTAGTGTGGATGTCGAATCCGAGGGCCGTTTCAAAAGTTAATATATCCATGAAACAGGCGGAACAAAAAGCGGCGGCTTTCTTAAAAGAAAAAGGCATGGAAAATATGGAACCTAATTATTCCTTAAAATATGACGGAGTGGGAATATTTAACTTTGCATATAAGAATGATGACGTAACTATATATTCGGATTTGATAAAAGTGAATGTAGCCTTGGATAATGGGGAAATAGTGGGATATGATGCAAATACCTATTTAATGAATCATCAGGAAAGGGATATTCCGGAACCTAAGCTGACTCAAGCAGAAGCCAGGGAAAAGGTCAAAGTCGATTATGATATAGATTCCGTCAGATTGGCAATAATACCAAAAGGGAGCAGGGAACCTTTATGCTATGAGTTTAAAGGAAAATATAGAGGCTCGGATTTCATCATTTATATAAATGCAGTAACAGGAGATGAAGAAGAAATACTCCAGATAATTAAAAATGAAAACGGAACTCTTACATTTTAA
- the spoIIR gene encoding stage II sporulation protein R, which translates to MKYKKLILILTSFILMTVYIFYPYVKETNKLKEGFKEKIIRFHVIANSDYKEDQEMKLKIRDKILSSMGEKFGSSHSKKETREIIYNNLENIKSIAEEEIKKEGKDYTVDVSLGQDTFPTKTYGDVTFPQGEYEALKVVIGEGKGKNWWCVMFPPLCFIDMTHGVTKDTEKELKGVLTEEEYALLLSEKEEPVVLKSKIAEIFEKTKDYLANIK; encoded by the coding sequence ATGAAATACAAAAAATTAATACTCATACTTACTTCATTTATACTTATGACCGTTTATATATTTTATCCTTATGTGAAAGAAACGAATAAGCTGAAAGAAGGATTCAAAGAAAAAATAATAAGATTTCATGTAATAGCCAACAGCGATTACAAAGAAGATCAGGAAATGAAATTAAAGATAAGGGATAAAATACTAAGCAGCATGGGAGAGAAATTCGGAAGTTCCCATTCAAAGAAAGAAACGAGAGAAATAATATATAATAATTTAGAAAATATTAAATCGATAGCAGAAGAAGAAATTAAAAAAGAGGGAAAGGATTATACTGTAGATGTATCTTTAGGGCAGGATACATTTCCTACTAAAACCTATGGAGATGTTACATTTCCTCAAGGGGAATATGAAGCTTTAAAGGTAGTAATAGGAGAAGGGAAAGGAAAGAATTGGTGGTGTGTTATGTTTCCGCCATTATGTTTCATTGATATGACCCATGGGGTTACTAAAGATACGGAAAAGGAACTAAAAGGGGTACTTACGGAAGAAGAATATGCCCTTCTTTTATCCGAAAAGGAAGAGCCGGTGGTTTTAAAATCAAAAATTGCCGAAATATTCGAAAAAACAAAAGATTATCTGGCTAATATAAAATAG
- the kamA gene encoding lysine 2,3-aminomutase codes for MRSYKDIELWKNVTYERWNDWHWQVRNRITTVEELKKIVNITDQEADDINQVLKKFRMGITPYYASLMDPEDPGCPVRKQAIPTIYETHYSEADMVDPLHEEGDSPVPGLTHRYPDRVLFLITDQCSMYCRHCTRRRFAGQHDMGAPLDRIDRGIEYIRDTPQVRDVLLSGGDCLLVEDDRLEYIIRKLREIPHVEIIRLGTRTPVVMPMRITDDLVNMLKKYHPIWLNTHFNHPKEITPEAAEACRKLADGGIPLGNQSVLLRGINDSPEIMMKLVHELVKIRVRPYYIYQCDLSMGIEHFRTKVSKGLEIMESLRGHTSGYAVPTFVVDAPGGGGKIPVMPQYLISMSPTKVVLRNYEGVITTYTEPQYIEEPSSCHEGKHLSGVAGILEGEEIKSLEPTKMERRDRAALRKSKK; via the coding sequence ATGAGGTCATATAAGGATATTGAATTATGGAAAAATGTAACTTATGAACGGTGGAACGATTGGCATTGGCAGGTAAGAAACAGGATTACTACTGTAGAGGAATTGAAAAAAATTGTTAATATCACAGATCAGGAAGCAGATGATATAAACCAGGTACTGAAAAAATTCAGAATGGGAATTACCCCTTATTATGCATCCCTTATGGATCCTGAAGATCCCGGATGTCCTGTTAGAAAGCAGGCGATTCCCACTATTTACGAAACTCACTATAGTGAAGCCGATATGGTAGACCCTCTTCATGAAGAAGGGGATTCTCCGGTGCCGGGTCTTACTCATAGGTATCCGGACAGGGTATTGTTTCTCATAACGGATCAATGTTCTATGTACTGCAGACATTGTACCAGAAGAAGATTTGCAGGACAGCATGATATGGGAGCTCCCTTGGACAGAATAGATAGGGGCATAGAATATATAAGGGATACTCCTCAGGTAAGAGACGTGCTTCTTTCGGGCGGAGATTGCCTTTTGGTGGAGGACGACAGGCTTGAATATATTATCAGGAAATTAAGGGAGATTCCTCATGTTGAAATAATAAGGCTGGGGACCCGTACGCCTGTAGTCATGCCGATGAGGATTACCGATGATTTGGTTAATATGCTTAAGAAGTACCATCCGATATGGTTAAATACTCATTTTAATCACCCGAAGGAAATTACTCCCGAAGCGGCGGAGGCCTGTAGAAAATTAGCTGACGGGGGGATACCTCTCGGAAATCAATCGGTACTTTTAAGGGGAATAAACGATTCTCCCGAAATTATGATGAAATTAGTGCACGAACTTGTTAAAATAAGAGTTAGACCTTATTATATTTATCAATGTGACTTATCCATGGGCATTGAACATTTCAGGACGAAAGTATCAAAAGGACTGGAAATAATGGAATCATTAAGAGGTCATACTTCAGGTTATGCAGTACCTACTTTTGTAGTCGATGCTCCGGGAGGGGGAGGAAAAATTCCCGTTATGCCTCAATATTTAATCAGCATGAGTCCTACAAAGGTTGTTCTCAGAAACTATGAGGGAGTAATCACTACTTATACGGAACCTCAATATATTGAAGAGCCTTCTTCTTGTCATGAAGGTAAACATCTCTCTGGAGTAGCCGGGATACTTGAGGGAGAAGAAATCAAATCCCTTGAACCAACCAAAATGGAAAGAAGGGATAGAGCAGCATTAAGAAAAAGTAAAAAATAA
- the kamC gene encoding lysine 5,6-aminomutase reactivase ATPase KamC — protein sequence MEFMDKYTEESLDFLYILKRIDVLTPYGKIYRDRIRPYVSGQEEELKEELEKVEKILGYLKHRKFYHEIKNILIHVKDLRNSVERAAEGSVLTEIELFEIKIFVLLIKDLDDFLNKYEVETWDDIKIERMEELEYLLDPEKTGIPTFYIYDSYSEELLKIRKEKKGIEKEIKIKKSTLKDKIKKDIGLNFRPDGTITVQRDDEETVQKLQAHPYLSRVSETYLTIKFSVKSTEEIVFLDRKLFFIKEKEEEEEYKIIEMLTQKIASNKKKIFRNMASIGKLDFLLGKAHFAEKINGVKPVILHEHMILIEEGRHPKVEENLRERELKFTPVTISIKEGVSCITGANMGGKTVSLKLVGLLCAMAQYGLFVPAEKMEIGLNNFINASIGDMQSTDRGLSTFGSEIQMVKEAVKQSKNKGLILIDELARGTNPEEGFAISKAVVNYLKDKNSITLITTHYDNIANMEDIGHLQVVGLSNIDFEKLKITLENYDGTDLINKYMDYRLIEVKNKKEVPRDALNIARLMGLDEDIIKEAEKILEL from the coding sequence ATGGAATTTATGGATAAATATACGGAAGAAAGCTTGGACTTTTTATATATATTAAAAAGAATAGATGTTCTTACTCCTTACGGAAAAATTTACAGAGATCGGATTAGACCTTATGTTTCAGGACAGGAAGAAGAATTAAAAGAAGAATTGGAGAAAGTGGAAAAAATTTTGGGTTATCTGAAACACAGAAAATTTTACCATGAGATTAAAAATATACTTATTCATGTTAAAGATTTGAGAAATTCTGTGGAAAGAGCAGCGGAAGGCAGCGTTCTTACAGAAATAGAACTCTTTGAAATAAAAATTTTTGTGTTGCTGATAAAGGATTTAGATGATTTTTTAAATAAGTATGAAGTGGAAACATGGGATGATATAAAAATCGAAAGAATGGAAGAATTGGAATATTTGTTGGATCCCGAAAAAACGGGTATTCCTACTTTTTACATCTATGATTCTTATTCTGAAGAGCTTTTGAAAATAAGAAAAGAAAAGAAAGGTATTGAAAAGGAAATAAAAATAAAAAAATCAACCCTAAAAGACAAAATTAAGAAAGATATAGGTTTAAACTTTCGTCCCGACGGAACGATAACAGTTCAAAGGGATGATGAAGAAACAGTTCAAAAGCTACAAGCTCACCCTTATCTGTCCCGTGTTTCCGAAACATATTTGACTATTAAATTCTCCGTAAAATCTACGGAAGAAATAGTATTTCTTGACAGAAAACTTTTCTTTATAAAAGAGAAGGAAGAAGAAGAAGAATATAAAATCATAGAGATGCTGACTCAAAAAATAGCATCAAATAAAAAGAAAATTTTTAGGAATATGGCATCAATAGGGAAACTTGATTTCCTCTTAGGTAAAGCCCATTTTGCAGAAAAAATAAACGGAGTAAAACCTGTCATACTTCATGAACACATGATCCTTATCGAAGAGGGAAGACATCCGAAAGTAGAAGAAAACTTAAGAGAGAGAGAATTAAAATTTACTCCTGTAACAATTTCCATAAAAGAAGGAGTATCCTGTATTACAGGGGCTAATATGGGAGGGAAAACTGTAAGCCTTAAGCTTGTAGGATTATTGTGCGCAATGGCCCAATACGGGCTCTTTGTCCCTGCCGAAAAGATGGAGATAGGGCTTAATAACTTTATAAATGCATCTATCGGAGATATGCAGTCTACTGATAGAGGTCTGAGTACTTTTGGCTCTGAGATACAAATGGTAAAAGAGGCAGTAAAACAATCAAAAAATAAAGGACTTATACTTATAGACGAACTGGCGAGAGGAACGAATCCGGAAGAAGGATTTGCCATATCAAAAGCTGTAGTAAATTATTTAAAAGATAAAAATTCGATTACCTTAATTACTACTCACTACGATAATATAGCAAATATGGAGGATATAGGACATCTTCAAGTAGTAGGTCTTTCAAATATAGATTTTGAGAAATTAAAAATTACTTTGGAAAATTATGATGGAACGGATTTGATAAATAAATATATGGATTATAGATTAATAGAAGTGAAAAATAAAAAAGAAGTTCCCAGAGATGCTTTAAATATAGCAAGGCTTATGGGATTAGATGAGGATATTATTAAAGAAGCGGAGAAAATATTGGAATTATAA
- the kdd gene encoding L-erythro-3,5-diaminohexanoate dehydrogenase: MKKGNPYGIHRVLEPKGVLPQPALKIDNNMEIYDNEILIDVQTLNIDSASFTQIEKQANGDVEEIKKIMKGIVAERGKHQNPVTGSGGMLIGTVEEIGPALKDKTDLKVGDKIATLVSLSLTPLRIDEILDVRKEIDQVDIKGKAILFESGIYAKISKDLPENLVLSVLDVAGAPAQTAKLVKPGDTVVVLGGTGKSGMLCLYEAKKRAGITGKVICIGSRDETIERAKKANLADVYIKANATDAIEVMEKVSKATNGKMADIVINVVNIPNTEMSSILSAKDDGVVYFFSMATSFTKAALGAEGVGKDVTMIIGNGYTKGHAEISLQIMRESPVLRRIFEELYA, translated from the coding sequence ATGAAAAAAGGAAACCCCTATGGTATTCACAGAGTATTGGAACCAAAAGGAGTATTGCCTCAGCCTGCGCTTAAGATTGACAACAATATGGAAATATATGATAATGAAATCCTTATTGATGTTCAAACATTGAATATTGATTCTGCAAGTTTTACTCAAATTGAAAAACAAGCCAACGGAGACGTGGAAGAAATTAAAAAAATAATGAAAGGCATAGTAGCCGAAAGAGGAAAACATCAAAATCCCGTTACGGGCTCCGGAGGTATGTTAATAGGAACTGTAGAGGAAATCGGGCCTGCGCTGAAAGATAAAACAGACCTTAAAGTTGGAGATAAGATAGCAACTTTGGTATCTTTATCTTTAACCCCTTTGAGAATTGACGAAATACTGGATGTAAGAAAAGAAATAGATCAAGTGGATATCAAGGGGAAAGCGATTTTATTTGAAAGCGGGATTTATGCCAAAATTAGTAAAGACCTGCCTGAAAATTTAGTTTTATCAGTCCTCGATGTAGCAGGAGCGCCTGCTCAAACGGCAAAACTTGTTAAGCCGGGAGATACGGTGGTAGTACTTGGAGGAACGGGAAAATCAGGGATGCTTTGCTTATATGAAGCAAAGAAAAGAGCGGGAATTACAGGGAAAGTTATATGTATAGGTTCTCGGGATGAGACAATAGAAAGGGCTAAAAAGGCAAATCTTGCGGATGTATATATTAAAGCAAACGCAACGGATGCCATAGAGGTAATGGAAAAAGTATCAAAAGCCACAAATGGGAAAATGGCGGATATAGTGATAAATGTGGTTAATATTCCAAATACCGAGATGTCAAGCATACTATCGGCAAAAGACGACGGAGTGGTATACTTTTTCAGTATGGCAACAAGTTTTACAAAAGCGGCTTTGGGAGCCGAAGGAGTCGGAAAAGATGTAACCATGATAATCGGAAATGGTTATACCAAAGGGCATGCGGAAATTTCTCTTCAGATAATGCGGGAAAGCCCGGTACTTAGAAGAATATTTGAAGAGCTGTACGCTTAA
- a CDS encoding sigma-54 interaction domain-containing protein, whose product MEDLFLKENIFKILDYLEEGIHIIDKSGKIIYYNKFAQKIDGIDKSSSIGKHLLEIYPSLTHDSSTLLRVMETGKPIFNVEQTFLNYKGKNITTINSSIPIKSKNKILGALEISKDITHVRKMSEKIVDLENELYNNGKENKSAAKGGAKYTFSDIIGESKEMSKLKSYASKAAATDSPVLIYGDTGTGKELFVQAIHNSSLRRYKPFIAQNCAAIPANLLEGILFGTLKGGFTGAENRPGLFELAEGGTLFLDEINSMPLELQSKLLRVLQDWTIRRVGGTKVIDINVRIISATNVPPEEAVNNKQLRRDLYYRLNVINFGIPPLRDRKEDIPILADHFIKKFNKKFNHRTAGVSKDVMKIFYNYKWPGNVRELENLMEGIMSIYDVDLIDRDKLPPKFREENTVSEKDSLPEILEETEKRIITEALIKNQWNITYTAQDLKIPRQTLQYKISKYDLKKQMPENGHIFSLI is encoded by the coding sequence ATGGAAGACTTATTTCTCAAAGAGAATATTTTTAAGATACTTGACTACCTTGAAGAAGGAATTCACATCATAGATAAAAGCGGAAAAATAATATATTATAATAAATTTGCCCAAAAGATAGATGGAATTGATAAAAGCAGTTCTATCGGAAAGCACCTTTTGGAAATATATCCCTCATTAACTCATGACAGCAGTACTCTCCTGAGAGTTATGGAAACAGGGAAACCCATATTTAATGTAGAACAGACATTTTTAAATTATAAGGGTAAAAATATTACCACAATTAATTCCTCCATTCCAATTAAATCAAAAAATAAAATATTGGGGGCATTAGAGATATCCAAGGATATTACTCATGTAAGAAAAATGTCTGAAAAAATTGTAGATTTGGAAAATGAATTATATAATAACGGCAAGGAGAATAAAAGCGCGGCAAAGGGAGGGGCGAAGTATACATTTTCAGATATAATAGGAGAAAGCAAAGAAATGTCGAAACTGAAATCCTATGCTTCAAAGGCGGCTGCAACAGATTCTCCCGTACTCATATACGGAGATACGGGGACGGGAAAGGAGTTGTTTGTTCAAGCTATTCATAACAGTAGCTTGAGAAGATACAAACCCTTTATTGCCCAAAACTGTGCCGCTATTCCCGCAAATTTACTCGAAGGAATATTATTCGGAACTTTAAAGGGAGGATTTACGGGAGCTGAAAACAGACCCGGGTTATTTGAACTTGCTGAAGGAGGAACATTATTTTTGGATGAAATAAACTCTATGCCTCTGGAACTTCAATCAAAGCTTTTAAGAGTATTACAGGATTGGACTATAAGGAGAGTGGGAGGAACTAAAGTTATAGATATCAACGTAAGGATAATATCGGCAACTAATGTTCCCCCGGAAGAAGCAGTTAATAATAAGCAGCTGAGGAGAGATTTATATTATAGGCTGAATGTAATAAACTTCGGGATTCCTCCTTTAAGGGATAGAAAAGAGGATATTCCTATTTTGGCAGATCATTTTATTAAAAAATTTAATAAAAAATTCAATCATCGGACTGCCGGAGTATCGAAAGACGTGATGAAAATATTCTATAATTATAAATGGCCCGGAAATGTAAGAGAATTAGAAAATTTAATGGAAGGGATAATGAGCATTTATGATGTAGATCTTATTGACAGGGATAAACTCCCTCCCAAATTTAGAGAAGAAAATACGGTATCGGAGAAAGATTCCCTTCCGGAGATATTGGAAGAGACAGAAAAACGTATAATTACGGAGGCATTGATAAAAAATCAATGGAATATTACCTATACAGCTCAGGACCTTAAAATACCACGACAGACTCTTCAATACAAGATAAGTAAATATGATTTGAAGAAACAGATGCCGGAAAACGGGCATATATTTTCACTTATATAA
- the sleB gene encoding spore cortex-lytic enzyme translates to MRKKILIIGTFLLIFLTIFTFIEPGLKDASKYDYYQGIRILYWGTTGEDVKSVQWRLLQWKYYNGKVDGIYGTGTYRAVRKFQRKNGLKEDGVVGPQTATAIGISLGTTTNTAYATSTAGVSRSGDEYLLARVIHGEARGEPYLGKVAVGAVILNRVKSPSFPNTIAGVIYQPLAFTAVADGQINLTPNNDSIKAARDALNGWDPTYGCLYYWNPATATSKWIWSRKVMLKIGKHWFGL, encoded by the coding sequence ATGAGAAAAAAAATTTTGATAATTGGTACATTCTTGTTAATATTTTTGACAATATTCACATTTATAGAGCCCGGTCTAAAAGATGCGTCTAAATATGATTATTATCAAGGAATAAGAATTCTCTATTGGGGGACTACGGGGGAAGATGTAAAAAGCGTTCAATGGCGACTTCTGCAGTGGAAATATTACAACGGAAAAGTCGATGGGATATATGGAACAGGGACCTATAGAGCAGTTCGTAAATTTCAACGTAAAAACGGGCTTAAGGAAGATGGAGTGGTAGGGCCTCAAACGGCGACCGCCATAGGAATATCCTTAGGGACAACTACAAATACGGCTTATGCCACATCTACGGCAGGAGTAAGCAGATCAGGAGATGAATACCTTCTTGCCAGAGTAATTCATGGAGAAGCGCGGGGAGAACCTTATTTAGGAAAAGTAGCGGTAGGGGCAGTAATACTCAATAGGGTTAAAAGCCCTTCATTTCCAAATACCATAGCCGGAGTAATATATCAACCGCTGGCATTTACGGCAGTAGCCGACGGACAAATAAATCTTACTCCCAACAATGATTCCATAAAAGCGGCGAGGGACGCTTTAAACGGATGGGATCCTACTTATGGATGTTTGTATTATTGGAATCCTGCTACGGCAACAAGCAAATGGATATGGTCAAGGAAGGTAATGCTAAAAATCGGAAAACATTGGTTTGGACTATAG
- the kamB gene encoding lysine 5,6-aminomutase reactivase subunit KamB has product MSLIDLIKDKYKTISIVGMAKNTGKTVTMNHILFETFEKGLTAGVTSTGRDGENLDIVTETEKPRVFLEEGTIVATTTKVLPLEDAKVEILKVTDYRTPMGSIVIGRVKDRGYIQIAGPQRVNEIKEVSQIMLNFGADFVIIDGAIDRRSSAAPFISEGTILSTGAVLNRDMNRVIEETAHVVNLFNIPQIRDEKLFALSEKIMREGKVCLIDKDYNTSYINIKTALNSGNIIGDNIKESTEYIVIPGSLSKNTIEEMLINTRKYKDVKIIIKDGTKVFISPKDWLRFIHYGVKIEVMYKINLLAITANPYSPKGYYFDPEKFLYKLKKYIKDIPIYDLVLRGD; this is encoded by the coding sequence ATGTCTCTGATAGATCTCATCAAGGATAAATACAAAACAATATCGATAGTTGGAATGGCAAAAAATACAGGAAAAACGGTTACCATGAATCATATTCTCTTTGAGACTTTTGAAAAAGGATTGACGGCGGGAGTTACTTCCACGGGAAGAGATGGGGAAAACTTGGACATTGTTACGGAAACGGAAAAACCCAGAGTATTCTTGGAGGAAGGAACTATAGTGGCTACTACCACAAAAGTCTTGCCCTTGGAAGATGCTAAGGTGGAGATCTTGAAAGTTACGGATTACAGAACTCCTATGGGGTCAATAGTTATAGGGCGTGTGAAGGACAGAGGATATATTCAGATAGCGGGTCCTCAGAGAGTTAATGAAATAAAAGAAGTTTCTCAGATAATGCTGAATTTTGGTGCTGATTTTGTTATAATAGACGGGGCAATAGACAGAAGATCTTCGGCAGCACCTTTTATTTCGGAGGGGACTATCCTCTCTACAGGGGCTGTACTCAATAGAGATATGAACAGAGTAATAGAAGAAACTGCCCATGTGGTGAACCTCTTTAATATTCCGCAAATCAGAGACGAAAAACTTTTTGCCTTATCGGAAAAGATTATGAGAGAAGGTAAAGTTTGTTTAATAGATAAAGATTATAATACAAGCTATATAAATATAAAGACAGCTTTAAACAGTGGAAACATAATAGGAGACAATATAAAAGAATCTACAGAATATATAGTAATCCCAGGAAGTCTAAGTAAGAATACAATAGAAGAAATGCTTATAAATACAAGAAAATATAAAGACGTAAAAATTATAATCAAGGATGGAACCAAAGTTTTTATATCCCCCAAGGACTGGCTTAGGTTTATACATTACGGGGTTAAAATCGAAGTGATGTATAAAATTAACCTTCTGGCAATTACAGCAAACCCTTATTCTCCAAAGGGATATTATTTTGATCCGGAAAAATTCTTATATAAACTGAAAAAATATATAAAAGATATTCCAATATATGATTTGGTCTTAAGGGGGGATTAA